A window of the Streptomyces sp. JB150 genome harbors these coding sequences:
- a CDS encoding HhH-GPD-type base excision DNA repair protein, whose protein sequence is MDVTLRLAQDPDADALLGRSPLAALIGMLLDQQIPMEWAFKGPRTIADRMGTDDLDAHEIAAQDPEAFAAVLSEKPAVHRYPGSMAKRIQQLCQYLVEHYDGEAEAVWKDVPDGAELLRRLQELPGFGKQKAQIFLALLGKQLGVTPEGWREAAGDYGRAQSFRSVADITGPESLAKVRAHKQEMKAAAKAAKAAGK, encoded by the coding sequence ATGGACGTCACCCTCCGCCTCGCCCAGGACCCGGACGCCGACGCGCTGCTCGGCCGCAGCCCGCTCGCCGCGCTGATCGGCATGCTGCTCGACCAGCAGATCCCCATGGAGTGGGCGTTCAAGGGCCCGAGGACCATCGCCGACCGGATGGGCACCGACGACCTGGACGCCCACGAGATCGCCGCCCAGGACCCCGAGGCCTTCGCCGCCGTCCTCTCCGAGAAGCCGGCCGTGCACCGCTACCCCGGCTCGATGGCCAAGCGGATCCAGCAGCTGTGCCAGTACCTCGTGGAGCACTACGACGGTGAAGCCGAGGCCGTCTGGAAGGACGTCCCCGACGGCGCCGAACTGCTCAGGCGGCTGCAGGAACTGCCCGGCTTCGGCAAGCAGAAGGCCCAGATCTTCCTCGCCCTGCTCGGCAAGCAGCTCGGGGTCACCCCCGAGGGCTGGCGCGAGGCGGCCGGCGACTACGGCCGGGCGCAGTCCTTCCGCTCCGTCGCCGACATCACCGGCCCCGAGTCCCTGGCCAAGGTCCGCGCCCACAAGCAGGAGATGAAGGCAGCGGCCAAGGCCGCCAAGGCGGCCGGGAAGTAA
- a CDS encoding HdeD family acid-resistance protein, translating into MSEAPTGSPWGPEYDDRKVHRTRTAPTAREPEPPFEGPLHALSRAAWQIVLLTGVASLVLGVLVLVRPGASLRAAGVLFGLYLLLSGAFQLVSAFGTHKTTALRVLAFVSGALSILLGLFCFRGPLQSILLLGLWIGIGWLFRGIAQTLAAASDPGVPARGWQILLGVVTLLAGVVLIVSPFESVAVLTVVGGCWLVAVGIVEILTALRVRGRARHVPHEL; encoded by the coding sequence ATGAGCGAGGCACCGACGGGCTCCCCGTGGGGACCCGAGTACGACGACCGCAAGGTCCACCGCACCCGGACGGCACCCACCGCCCGGGAGCCCGAGCCGCCGTTCGAGGGCCCCCTGCACGCGCTGTCCCGCGCGGCCTGGCAGATCGTCCTGCTCACCGGGGTCGCCTCACTGGTCCTCGGCGTCCTGGTCCTGGTCCGGCCGGGCGCGTCCCTACGCGCCGCCGGAGTCCTGTTCGGCCTGTACCTCCTGCTCAGCGGCGCCTTCCAGCTCGTCTCCGCGTTCGGCACGCACAAGACGACCGCGCTGCGCGTGCTGGCGTTCGTCAGCGGCGCGCTGTCGATCCTGCTCGGCCTGTTCTGCTTCCGCGGACCCCTTCAGTCGATCCTGCTGCTGGGTCTGTGGATCGGCATCGGCTGGCTGTTCCGCGGCATTGCCCAGACCCTAGCCGCGGCCTCCGATCCGGGGGTGCCGGCCCGTGGCTGGCAGATCCTGCTGGGCGTCGTCACCCTGCTCGCCGGTGTCGTCCTGATCGTTTCTCCGTTCGAGTCGGTCGCCGTCCTCACCGTGGTCGGCGGCTGCTGGCTGGTCGCCGTCGGCATCGTCGAGATCCTCACCGCCCTGCGCGTCCGCGGCCGGGCCCGGCACGTACCGCACGAACTGTGA
- a CDS encoding helicase HerA-like domain-containing protein has product MSDRKTPPAASAPEAPGHAAALPAQALEIASGYAFDGPALDLGALLWDGRCLPDARVRVPLSVLNRHGLVAGATGTGKSKTLQLIAEQLSAQGVPVFLADVKGDLSGISAPGVAGDKVRSRAAEVGQDWTPTGFPAEFYALGGHGHGIPVRATVTGFGPLLLSKALGLNRTQEQSLGLVFHYADGKGLELVDLKDLRAVVAFLTSDEGKAELKSLGGLSPATAGVILRSLTAFEAEGMGAFFGEPEFDTAELLRTAAGGRGVVSVLELPAVQDRPRLFSTFLMWLLADLFHDLPEVGDVDEPKLVFFFDEAHLLFSGASKAFLESVTQTVRLIRSKGVGVFFVTQTPKDVPADVLAQLGNRVQHALRAFTPDDHQALKATARTFPDSAYDLEELLTGLGTGEAVVTVLSEEGAPTPVAATRLRAPESLMGPVEPAGLERAVTGSPLFERYAQAVDRESAYEKLQRAAERTARPRPEPTGREPEGERTPRGGRGTGRERDESLLEQVVESGVFRSLARSVGTGIGREITRSLFGTARRRR; this is encoded by the coding sequence ATGAGCGACCGCAAGACCCCGCCCGCCGCCTCCGCGCCCGAGGCGCCCGGACACGCTGCCGCACTCCCCGCGCAGGCCCTGGAGATCGCCTCCGGGTACGCCTTCGACGGCCCCGCCCTCGACCTGGGCGCCCTGCTGTGGGACGGCCGGTGCCTGCCCGACGCGCGGGTCCGCGTGCCGCTGTCGGTGCTCAACCGGCACGGCCTGGTCGCGGGCGCCACCGGCACCGGCAAGTCCAAGACCCTCCAGCTGATCGCCGAGCAGCTGTCCGCGCAGGGCGTTCCGGTGTTCCTCGCCGACGTCAAGGGCGACCTCTCCGGCATCTCGGCGCCGGGCGTCGCGGGCGACAAGGTGCGCTCCCGGGCCGCCGAGGTGGGCCAGGACTGGACGCCCACCGGTTTCCCCGCCGAGTTCTACGCCCTCGGCGGCCACGGGCACGGCATTCCCGTCCGGGCCACCGTCACCGGCTTCGGCCCGCTGCTGCTCTCCAAGGCGCTCGGGCTGAACCGGACCCAGGAGCAGTCGCTGGGCCTGGTCTTCCACTACGCCGACGGCAAGGGCCTGGAGCTGGTCGACCTGAAGGACCTCCGCGCGGTGGTCGCCTTCCTCACCTCCGACGAGGGCAAGGCCGAACTGAAGAGCCTCGGCGGGCTGTCCCCGGCCACCGCGGGGGTCATCCTGCGCTCGCTGACCGCGTTCGAGGCGGAGGGCATGGGCGCGTTCTTCGGCGAGCCGGAGTTCGACACGGCGGAGCTGCTGCGCACGGCCGCCGGCGGGCGGGGCGTGGTCTCCGTTCTGGAGCTGCCCGCCGTACAGGACAGGCCGCGGCTGTTCTCCACCTTCCTGATGTGGCTGCTGGCGGACCTCTTCCACGATCTGCCCGAGGTCGGGGACGTGGACGAGCCGAAGCTGGTGTTCTTCTTCGACGAGGCGCACCTGCTGTTCAGCGGCGCGTCGAAGGCGTTCCTGGAGTCGGTCACGCAGACCGTGCGGCTGATCCGTTCCAAGGGCGTCGGGGTCTTCTTCGTCACGCAGACCCCGAAGGACGTCCCGGCCGACGTCCTCGCCCAGCTCGGCAACCGCGTCCAGCACGCGCTGCGCGCCTTCACCCCGGACGACCACCAGGCGCTGAAGGCGACGGCGCGGACCTTCCCGGACTCGGCCTACGACCTGGAGGAGCTGCTGACCGGTCTGGGCACGGGCGAGGCCGTGGTGACGGTGCTGAGCGAGGAGGGCGCCCCGACACCGGTCGCGGCGACGCGGCTGCGGGCGCCGGAGTCGCTGATGGGTCCGGTGGAGCCGGCCGGCCTGGAGCGGGCGGTGACGGGCTCCCCGCTGTTCGAACGCTATGCACAGGCTGTGGACAGGGAGTCGGCGTACGAGAAGCTCCAGCGGGCGGCTGAGCGCACCGCGCGGCCGCGTCCCGAACCGACGGGGCGGGAGCCCGAGGGCGAAAGGACGCCGCGCGGCGGGCGGGGGACCGGGCGCGAGCGGGACGAGTCCCTGCTCGAACAGGTCGTCGAGAGCGGTGTGTTCCGGTCGCTGGCCCGCTCGGTCGGCACCGGGATCGGCCGCGAGATCACCCGGTCCCTCTTCGGTACGGCCCGGCGCCGTCGCTAG
- a CDS encoding type II toxin-antitoxin system VapB family antitoxin encodes MIFKRIGNGRPYPDHGRDSTRQWADVAPRPVRLDQLVTTKQQLDLETLLAEDSTFYGDLFAHVVKWQGDLYLEDGLHRAVRAALQQRQVLHARVLELD; translated from the coding sequence GTGATCTTCAAGCGCATCGGAAACGGCCGGCCGTACCCCGACCACGGCCGGGACAGCACCCGGCAGTGGGCGGACGTGGCGCCGCGCCCGGTCCGCCTCGATCAGCTCGTCACGACCAAGCAGCAGCTCGACCTGGAGACGCTGCTCGCCGAGGACTCGACCTTCTACGGCGACCTCTTCGCGCACGTCGTGAAGTGGCAGGGCGACCTCTATCTGGAGGACGGCCTGCACCGCGCGGTCCGCGCGGCCCTCCAGCAGCGCCAGGTGCTGCACGCGCGCGTGCTCGAACTGGACTGA
- a CDS encoding LytR C-terminal domain-containing protein produces MGGQYRITGDKYPRMRRPRRRGRIALLVTASAAVLGMLGWGTLQLIDVFTGGGEASAVGPKAACATRSPSPGASPAAAKAVPKPGAITVNVLNATTRTGLAKKTADELKKRGFRIGDVGNAPKEYDKKVKGTGILLGPAASLDTSLPVLAAQLPAAERRTDAGRKGAAVDLILGDAFKNLAPAPDADRAVATLTEPKPAATASKRTC; encoded by the coding sequence ATGGGCGGCCAGTACCGGATCACGGGGGACAAGTACCCGCGGATGCGCCGGCCCCGCAGACGCGGCCGGATCGCGCTGCTCGTCACCGCCTCCGCCGCGGTCCTCGGCATGCTCGGCTGGGGCACCCTGCAGCTGATCGACGTCTTCACCGGCGGCGGCGAGGCCTCCGCGGTCGGCCCGAAGGCCGCCTGCGCGACCCGGAGCCCGTCTCCCGGCGCGAGCCCGGCCGCCGCGAAAGCGGTGCCGAAGCCGGGCGCGATCACCGTGAACGTGCTCAACGCCACCACCCGTACCGGCCTGGCCAAGAAGACCGCGGACGAGCTGAAGAAGCGCGGCTTCCGCATCGGGGACGTCGGCAACGCGCCGAAGGAGTACGACAAGAAGGTCAAGGGCACCGGGATACTCCTCGGACCCGCCGCCTCCCTCGACACCTCGCTGCCGGTGCTCGCCGCCCAGCTGCCGGCCGCGGAACGCCGCACCGACGCCGGCCGCAAGGGAGCCGCCGTGGACCTCATCCTCGGCGACGCCTTCAAGAACCTCGCCCCCGCGCCGGACGCGGACCGGGCGGTGGCCACCCTGACCGAGCCGAAGCCGGCGGCCACGGCGTCGAAGCGGACCTGCTGA
- the upp gene encoding uracil phosphoribosyltransferase gives MRLHVVDHPLVAHKLTTLRDQRTDSATFRRLADELVTLLAYEATRDVRTEQVDIQTPVARTTGVKLSHPRPLVVPILRAGLGMLEGMVRLLPTAEVGFMGMIRNEETLQASTYATRMPEDLSGRQVYVLDPMLATGGTLVAAIQELIKRGADDVTAVVLLASPEGVEVMERELAGTPVTVVTASVDERLNEHGYIVPGLGDAGDRMYGSAE, from the coding sequence ATGCGTCTCCACGTCGTCGACCACCCCCTGGTCGCCCACAAGCTCACCACGCTGCGCGACCAGCGCACCGACTCCGCGACCTTCCGCCGTCTCGCCGACGAGCTGGTCACCCTGCTCGCCTACGAGGCCACGCGCGACGTGCGCACCGAGCAGGTCGACATCCAGACGCCGGTCGCCCGCACCACCGGCGTCAAGCTCTCCCACCCGCGTCCGCTGGTGGTGCCGATCCTGCGCGCCGGGCTCGGCATGCTGGAGGGCATGGTCCGGCTGCTGCCGACCGCCGAGGTCGGCTTCATGGGCATGATCCGCAACGAGGAGACGCTCCAGGCCTCGACGTACGCCACCCGGATGCCGGAGGACCTGTCCGGCCGCCAGGTCTACGTCCTCGACCCGATGCTGGCCACCGGCGGCACCCTGGTCGCGGCGATCCAGGAGCTGATCAAGCGCGGCGCCGACGACGTGACCGCCGTGGTGCTGCTGGCCTCGCCCGAGGGCGTCGAGGTCATGGAACGCGAGCTGGCCGGCACGCCGGTCACCGTCGTCACCGCCTCGGTCGACGAGCGCCTGAACGAGCACGGCTACATCGTCCCGGGCCTCGGCGACGCGGGCGACCGGATGTACGGCTCGGCGGAGTAG